The sequence below is a genomic window from Theobroma cacao cultivar B97-61/B2 chromosome 6, Criollo_cocoa_genome_V2, whole genome shotgun sequence.
GTAGGACTTCTGATCTCCTGATCGTTCAATCAAACAGCTAATGCTCAGTGCAAAAGATGTTTATAAATCCAAATCtaagatttaaaaaatatatataatctaaattttttgcTCCTATAGATAGAATCTGATTCACGATGCCATTCTTGAAGCTGTGAGCCATATATGAATTGCAATTTGCAATACCACATGTTCGTTGTTTATTGAGTCAATTGATCATTGGTTAGGCATAAACCAAGAGTGGAATTGTTTCAATCATATGAATAGTTCAACTACCATCTATTCACTAATCATTTGCATGAGTAGAGTTGATTCAGATTCTTCCTATCAAAATCATGCTTCTTTCATAACACTAACATCTGCtttataattttgatcaagCTTATTCCTTTGGTTAtggaattttgttttatatgacTTGTTTGGCTATTGGTTATTTGAAGGGGACAATGTTAATGGCTTTTAATGAATGGATGGTGTCTGATCTAATTATGGTATTGCAATTTATGATGTAATGAGTGGAAGGCATCTCTTTTTCCTTGTTCAAATTTGTAACCTGGTTTGGGTTTTTAGTTGTAAGTGATTAATGAGACAAAAAAAGGAGTAAGATAAGTATTTGAATAACTGAAAGGAGCAAGTAGTATATTTGGAAAGCATTTGAAGCGAGTTTGAAACTAGAGGAAGGTAGGTTTGTGTCATAAATTAGCAATTGAAGAGGGATTTGAAATCCCATAATTGTAACTCAAACATTAACAAAGTGGACCATTACATTACCCCTACAATCATAAGGCAAAGATGTTGTATTAGTATTGTAATTGtaaattaactattaattGTTTGAATTGTAAGAATGTGGAATAAATTCACCCCTGcaaatttctatttttcaacatttaataAATGCCCAAAGTATACAAGTAAAAAAGGGCGTGGGGAGCAGCAGCCAGCGGGGCGGGTTGGGGTGGGGTGGGCTTGTTTTTAACCATCTCCTTTGTTTAACTTACACTCGGCAGTGGGCGCAGCAGGAGGCAAACTAGTTTCTTCTTCGGTGGATTTGGTGGGGGAATAGGGATTAGGGATGTCATACTTATTAGAGTGAAAAGAACAAGGAAGAGAATGGATATGTATCATCCGAGGCTCCAAGCTCATCTTCATCATCCTCATCATCAGGAAGAGATGCTTCAAAATCTCAATCACAAAGGAGCTCTAGCAGAGCCTTGCCTCGTCTTGACTTCTGATCCCAAGCCTCGCCTCCGTTGGACTGCGGACCTCCACGATCGATTCGTCGATGCCGTCACTCAACTTGGCGGCCCCAATAGTAGGATTTTCCATCCcccttttatttcttttcttttttttttttataaaaaatgttataCTATTTCCGTCTGGGTTTTTAGGTtttcccaattttttttttattttttctcactttGCTTAAGTATATTTCTTTCTGCTtccaattttatattttgcaccttttttatttctttgctttattttttctttccgAAACCTACCCACTTCAATTGTGTTGACTATCCTGTTACCTGCTCACCTTTTCCAAAGTATTTCCTTATCACCTTTCTGGGATACCAACGAGACTCTGAATTTAACTTTGCTACATGCTCTACCCTATGCTTCGTTTCTTGTTTTGTCATATAGCACCAAAGCATCAACATGATTTCGCGCCTAACAACAGCCACCactattatatataatgtGCTTCAGTAGAAAAACCCAATGTAGTCTGCTATCTACTACTTCAATTTAGATAATAAACTGCTTTCTTCCATACTCAGCAGATGATAACTGGTATTTGTCCTTCGTTATGTTGTACTTGCGTGGGGTTTTAGGTGTGTCATAAGCAGGCTTACCTTCTGCATCTATAATTTTCTTGAGTGTTTCAGCTATTCAAATCCCAATTCCCTATCGTTTTCTGAATAAAGACTGTAGCTTTTCTCTCGCCAAGTGTTTGTCAGTCTTTATGCTTGTTAGGCTTATGTTTGTTCTTgttatcttatttttatgcATGCATTATGCGGTAAAATGTTGAGCATCTGCTGTGGcctatgtttttattttagtcttttatttatttatttttacggCTGACAatagatttaatttacttgAGCATTTACACCATCTCGcaattaaatttcttttgtttatggGTGACAACTGCAGAAGCTACACCAAAGGCCATCATGCGGACAATGAATGTGAAAGGACTaactcttttccatttaaaGAGTCACCTCCAggttttcttcattcttgtcAACCTTTACCTtgtcaaaaaattaataaacttgGAGATCTGTTTTGAAGCTTATTCTCTCATGGACACCTTGTCCTGTGGTATTTTCACCGTGTTACAGAAATACAGGCTAGGTAAGCAATCAGGGAAGGATATGGGTGAGGGACCAAAAGATGGTAGGTTCTGCTCCAACTCTTTTTCGTTAGTATATAATCTGAAACACATATATGCTACTATAGATGAATTTGGCTAAATTGAATCTACATTTGAAGTTTCTTTCaccaaattaatttaatttctgcCACTCTTTCTTTGATTTACAAGTGaactaaaattattctttGGTGACTGATTTAAACTAGGTGTATGTGTATTTggataataatttataaggtAATCATGTGGTAAGTATTTAGAATTTCAGACTGAAGtttcttttccaattttcatgAAGGGATGTCTGCTTCATACCTTTTAGAAAGCCCTGGAACCAATAATTCTACCCCAAGTTTGCCAAGTTCTGACATGAATGAGTGAGAAATTTCATCTTTTGTCTGAAAATTAGGGGTCTTCCTTCA
It includes:
- the LOC18597376 gene encoding protein PHR1-LIKE 2 isoform X1; this encodes MDMYHPRLQAHLHHPHHQEEMLQNLNHKGALAEPCLVLTSDPKPRLRWTADLHDRFVDAVTQLGGPNKATPKAIMRTMNVKGLTLFHLKSHLQVFFILVNLYLVKKLINLEICFEAYSLMDTLSCGIFTVLQKYRLGKQSGKDMGEGPKDGMSASYLLESPGTNNSTPSLPSSDMNEGYEVKEALRAQMEVQSKLHLQVEAEKHLQIRQDAERRYMAMLERACKMLADHFIGGGADTETENLGFSSKVPRNYCVDPLGFYSSQSAEVVNACGQDEEMPSGLHSQRADCSTESCLTSHESPGGLTMEGSAVEGKKKMLNLDSTTGSLIWGDAKVNPHGLTGYGM